The following proteins are co-located in the Tardibacter chloracetimidivorans genome:
- a CDS encoding acyl-CoA dehydrogenase family protein — translation MMQFGLTDDQTAIQEMARRFTADAITPHAAEWDEKHIFPRATVKAAAELGFGAIYVSEASGGIGLGRLEAALIMEAMAYGCPSTSAFISIHNMAAWMIDSFGGEAVKSKYLPALVTCDQLASYCLTEPGSGSDAASLKTRAVRDGDDYVVTGSKAFISGGGENELYVVMVRTGGEGAKGISCLVIEKDMPGVSFGAQEKKLGWHSQPTAQVNLDAVRVPVENRLGEEGDGFKIAMAGLDGGRINIGACSLGGGQRCLDEAIAYTRDRKQFGQAIADFQATRFTLADMETRLQAARALLYSTAVKVTEGAADKTHFAAMAKRLATDEAMWVADRALQLHGGYGYLMDYPIERIYRDLRVHSILEGTNEVMRMIVGRNLVQQ, via the coding sequence ATCATGCAGTTCGGGCTGACCGACGATCAGACGGCCATTCAGGAAATGGCGCGCCGCTTCACCGCCGACGCGATCACGCCGCACGCGGCGGAATGGGACGAAAAGCACATCTTCCCGCGCGCGACGGTGAAGGCGGCGGCGGAACTGGGATTCGGCGCGATCTATGTGTCGGAGGCCTCGGGCGGGATCGGGCTCGGGAGGCTGGAGGCGGCGCTGATCATGGAGGCGATGGCCTATGGTTGTCCCTCCACATCGGCCTTTATCTCCATCCACAACATGGCCGCCTGGATGATCGACAGCTTCGGCGGCGAGGCGGTCAAATCGAAATATCTGCCCGCGCTGGTCACCTGCGACCAGCTCGCCAGCTATTGCCTGACCGAGCCCGGCTCCGGCTCCGATGCGGCGTCGTTGAAGACCAGGGCGGTGCGGGACGGCGATGATTATGTCGTCACCGGGTCGAAGGCGTTCATTTCGGGCGGCGGCGAAAATGAACTTTATGTCGTCATGGTCCGCACCGGGGGCGAGGGCGCAAAGGGCATTTCCTGCCTGGTCATTGAGAAAGACATGCCGGGCGTCTCCTTCGGCGCGCAGGAGAAGAAGCTCGGCTGGCATTCGCAGCCGACCGCGCAGGTCAATCTGGACGCTGTGCGGGTGCCGGTCGAAAACCGGCTGGGCGAGGAAGGCGACGGATTCAAGATCGCCATGGCCGGTCTCGACGGCGGACGGATCAATATCGGCGCATGCTCGCTTGGCGGCGGACAGCGCTGTCTCGACGAGGCGATCGCCTATACACGGGACCGCAAGCAGTTCGGCCAGGCCATCGCGGATTTCCAGGCGACCCGGTTCACCCTTGCCGACATGGAAACGCGGCTCCAGGCTGCGCGCGCGCTGCTATATTCCACGGCCGTCAAGGTGACCGAGGGCGCGGCGGACAAGACGCATTTCGCCGCCATGGCAAAGCGCCTTGCGACCGACGAGGCGATGTGGGTCGCCGATCGCGCGCTCCAGCTTCACGGCGGCTATGGCTATCTGATGGATTATCCGATCGAGCGCATCTACCGCGACCTTCGCGTCCACAGCATCCTTGAAGGCACGAACGAGGTGATGCGGATGATTGTCGGCCGTAATCTGGTGCAGCAATGA
- a CDS encoding enoyl-CoA hydratase/isomerase family protein produces MTDEVLVARDGGVGRIRLNRPKAIHALTHGMVKAITDALLEWRSDDVIVAVMIDHAEGRGFCAGGDIRMLAESAAGDCVDAERFYFDEYRMNHLLFVYEKPIVAFIDGITMGGGVGLSLPSRYRVATERTVFAMPETGIGLFPDVGGGWFLPRLPGRSGIWLASTGGRIDGADCVTLGIATHFIASDRLDDVKARIIADPARLEAILDAANETLSASAISELRADIDRLFASDRYEDILAALRADGGEWAEKQLGQLAAKSPQTIKVALRQLAEGAAKSSFADNMRMEYRIACHVIRRPDFVEGVRAVIVDKDNAPRWNPATPEGVTKELVESLFAPLPASKEWTPLPELGA; encoded by the coding sequence ATGACGGACGAGGTTCTCGTCGCCCGCGACGGCGGTGTCGGCCGTATCCGGCTCAATCGTCCCAAGGCCATCCATGCGCTGACCCACGGCATGGTGAAGGCGATCACCGACGCGCTTCTGGAATGGCGCAGCGACGATGTAATCGTCGCCGTGATGATCGACCATGCCGAAGGGCGCGGCTTCTGCGCGGGCGGCGATATCCGCATGCTCGCCGAAAGCGCGGCCGGCGACTGTGTCGATGCGGAGCGATTCTATTTCGACGAATACCGGATGAACCATCTGCTGTTCGTCTATGAAAAGCCGATCGTCGCCTTCATCGACGGGATCACCATGGGCGGGGGCGTCGGCCTGTCGCTGCCGTCGCGCTATCGCGTCGCCACCGAGCGCACCGTCTTCGCCATGCCCGAGACCGGCATCGGTCTGTTCCCCGATGTTGGCGGCGGCTGGTTCCTGCCGCGCCTGCCGGGCCGCAGCGGCATCTGGCTGGCTTCGACCGGCGGGCGGATCGACGGAGCGGATTGCGTGACGCTGGGCATTGCGACGCACTTCATCGCCTCCGACAGGCTCGACGATGTAAAGGCGCGGATCATTGCCGATCCGGCAAGGCTTGAAGCGATTCTGGATGCGGCGAACGAAACGCTGTCTGCTTCCGCTATTTCTGAATTGCGCGCCGACATCGACCGGCTGTTCGCGTCCGATCGCTACGAGGATATTCTCGCCGCGCTCAGGGCGGATGGCGGCGAATGGGCGGAAAAGCAGCTTGGGCAGCTTGCCGCCAAGTCGCCGCAGACGATCAAGGTCGCCTTGCGCCAATTGGCCGAGGGCGCGGCCAAGTCCAGCTTTGCCGACAACATGCGGATGGAATATCGCATCGCCTGCCACGTGATCCGCCGCCCCGACTTCGTCGAGGGCGTGCGCGCGGTGATCGTCGACAAGGACAATGCACCCCGGTGGAACCCCGCCACGCCCGAAGGCGTCACCAAGGAGCTTGTGGAGTCGCTCTTTGCTCCGCTACCAGCGAGTAAGGAATGGACACCTTTGCCGGAACTGGGAGCCTGA
- a CDS encoding enoyl-CoA hydratase-related protein, which yields MAYETILVEQRGAVTLMTINRPQALNALNSQVLRDLIEAFAAYDADPTQHCAVLTGNEKAFAAGADIKEMSEKDAADFFLEDFFSGWTSRVTATRKPWIAAVAGFALGGGCELAMMADFILAADTAKFGQPEIKLGVAPGMGGSQRLTRAVGKAKAMDMCLTGRMMDAVEAERASLVSRVVPAAELLDEAMKTAAAIAAMPPMAAMINKEMVNLAFETGLNQSLLTERRLFQILVATEDKKEGMAAFVEKRPGVWKGR from the coding sequence ATGGCCTATGAAACGATCCTCGTCGAACAACGCGGTGCAGTCACGCTGATGACGATCAACCGCCCGCAGGCGCTGAACGCGCTCAACAGCCAGGTGCTGCGGGATCTGATCGAAGCCTTCGCCGCCTATGACGCCGATCCGACGCAGCACTGCGCGGTTCTGACCGGCAATGAGAAGGCGTTCGCGGCCGGTGCCGACATCAAGGAGATGTCTGAAAAGGACGCCGCCGACTTCTTCCTGGAGGATTTCTTCTCCGGATGGACGTCCAGGGTCACCGCCACCCGCAAGCCGTGGATCGCGGCAGTCGCGGGCTTTGCGCTGGGCGGCGGCTGCGAGCTTGCGATGATGGCCGATTTCATCCTGGCCGCCGATACCGCGAAGTTCGGCCAGCCCGAGATCAAGCTCGGCGTCGCCCCGGGGATGGGCGGGTCGCAGCGGCTGACCCGCGCGGTCGGCAAGGCCAAGGCGATGGACATGTGCCTGACCGGCCGGATGATGGACGCTGTGGAGGCCGAGCGCGCAAGCCTGGTTTCGCGCGTGGTGCCCGCCGCCGAACTGCTGGACGAGGCGATGAAGACGGCCGCCGCGATCGCCGCGATGCCGCCCATGGCCGCCATGATAAACAAGGAAATGGTCAATCTGGCGTTCGAGACGGGGCTCAACCAGAGTCTGCTGACCGAACGCCGCCTGTTCCAGATACTGGTCGCTACCGAAGACAAGAAGGAAGGCATGGCGGCCTTTGTCGAAAAGCGCCCCGGCGTCTGGAAAGGACGCTGA
- the mmsB gene encoding 3-hydroxyisobutyrate dehydrogenase — MATIAFIGLGNMGGGMAANLAKAGHRVLAFDLSEPALAKAVEAGCERAASALTAVSAADAVVTMLPAGKHVRAVYGDQVFGSAKAGTLLMDCSTIDVASARAVGEQATAKGFAFVDAPVSGGIAAANAGTLTFMVGGEDAAFAKAQPILSQMGKAVIHAGALGAGQAAKICNNMLLGATMIATCEAFALADKLGLDLKTFYDISSKASGQSWSMTSYCPVPGVGPESPADRGYEGGFAAALQLKDLKLAVEAAHSVDASVPMGAAAEALYQAFANIGGGSKDFSAIIKMLDGSWEK; from the coding sequence ATGGCAACCATCGCTTTCATCGGCCTGGGCAATATGGGCGGCGGCATGGCCGCGAATCTGGCGAAGGCGGGGCATCGCGTGCTGGCGTTCGACCTGTCCGAGCCGGCGCTCGCCAAGGCAGTTGAGGCGGGTTGCGAACGCGCGGCAAGCGCATTGACGGCTGTCTCCGCCGCCGATGCCGTCGTCACCATGCTCCCGGCTGGAAAGCATGTCCGCGCCGTCTACGGCGATCAGGTGTTCGGCTCGGCCAAGGCCGGCACGCTCCTGATGGATTGTTCGACGATCGACGTGGCAAGCGCGCGGGCAGTCGGCGAGCAGGCGACGGCAAAGGGTTTCGCATTCGTCGACGCCCCGGTGTCCGGCGGAATCGCGGCCGCCAATGCGGGGACGCTCACCTTCATGGTCGGGGGCGAGGATGCGGCCTTCGCCAAGGCGCAGCCGATCCTGTCGCAGATGGGCAAGGCGGTGATCCATGCCGGGGCGCTTGGCGCCGGGCAGGCGGCGAAGATCTGCAACAACATGCTGCTGGGCGCGACGATGATCGCGACCTGCGAGGCCTTCGCGCTCGCCGACAAGCTGGGGCTCGATCTCAAGACCTTCTACGATATCTCGTCCAAGGCGTCGGGCCAGAGCTGGTCGATGACAAGCTATTGCCCGGTGCCCGGCGTCGGTCCGGAATCACCCGCCGACAGGGGCTATGAGGGCGGCTTTGCGGCGGCGCTCCAGCTCAAGGACCTGAAGCTTGCGGTGGAGGCCGCGCACAGCGTGGACGCAAGCGTACCGATGGGGGCGGCGGCAGAGGCGCTCTATCAGGCGTTCGCCAACATCGGCGGCGGGAGCAAGGATTTTTCGGCCATCATCAAGATGCTGGACGGAAGCTGGGAAAAGTAA
- a CDS encoding 6-phosphofructokinase — protein MHIGILTGGGDVPGLNACIRSVTLSALDLSWEVTGFRRGWQGFLSVDPDNVQSVADHTRRLDREAVRGIDRMGGTILHTSRTDPRTTKDGDRTDHVLHVLKSLGIDAMITLGGDGTLRFSAHLASLGFPVISVPKTMDNDVYGTDYCIGFSTAVSRSVEAINALRTTTESHERIAVVELFGRRSGETALLAGFLAQVDRTVIAEVTADLDVLLPLLVADRKSRPTNYAVCVISEGARLSSDDGKSGGDISKSATQRDDIGVGQRLAREIEARTGQGTVVQELAYLMRAGEPDAMDRMVGFAFGGLAIQLLQQGKSGRMVALRDGNYCHVPAETLLQSQKSVDVSALYDAQNYRAKLMRVEGMPMFLY, from the coding sequence ATGCATATCGGAATCCTGACCGGCGGCGGCGATGTGCCCGGCCTCAACGCCTGCATCCGTTCCGTCACCCTTTCCGCGCTGGATCTGAGCTGGGAAGTGACCGGCTTCCGGCGGGGCTGGCAGGGATTTCTCAGCGTCGATCCGGACAATGTCCAGAGCGTCGCCGACCACACGCGCCGACTGGACCGGGAGGCCGTGCGCGGCATCGACCGGATGGGGGGCACGATTCTCCACACGTCGCGCACCGATCCCCGGACCACGAAGGACGGGGACCGGACCGACCATGTTCTCCATGTGCTGAAATCGCTTGGCATCGACGCGATGATCACCCTGGGCGGCGACGGCACGCTGCGCTTTTCGGCGCATCTCGCCAGCCTTGGCTTTCCGGTGATTTCCGTGCCCAAGACGATGGACAACGACGTTTACGGCACCGATTACTGCATCGGCTTTTCAACCGCCGTCAGCCGCTCGGTGGAGGCGATCAACGCGCTCAGGACGACCACGGAAAGCCATGAGCGAATCGCCGTGGTGGAACTGTTCGGCCGCCGGTCGGGCGAAACGGCGCTGCTGGCCGGGTTCCTCGCCCAGGTGGACCGGACCGTCATCGCCGAAGTCACGGCCGATCTCGACGTGTTGCTGCCGCTGCTGGTGGCCGACCGGAAGTCGCGGCCGACCAACTATGCCGTCTGCGTCATCTCGGAAGGGGCGAGGCTTTCAAGCGACGACGGCAAGAGCGGCGGCGACATCTCCAAATCTGCCACCCAGCGCGACGACATCGGCGTCGGCCAGCGGCTGGCGCGCGAGATCGAGGCGCGCACCGGCCAGGGGACGGTGGTTCAGGAACTCGCCTATCTGATGCGTGCGGGAGAGCCGGACGCGATGGACCGGATGGTGGGCTTTGCGTTCGGCGGGCTTGCGATCCAGCTTCTCCAGCAGGGAAAGTCCGGGCGCATGGTGGCGCTGCGCGACGGCAATTACTGCCACGTCCCGGCGGAAACGCTTCTTCAGTCGCAAAAGTCGGTGGATGTCTCGGCGCTGTACGACGCGCAGAACTATCGAGCCAAGCTGATGCGGGTCGAAGGCATGCCGATGTTCCTCTATTGA
- a CDS encoding MATE family efflux transporter → MRELNGEARRVLSLAWPVMLTSLNWTLLHLIDVAVVGQVSTHELGALAAGRALTYVPIIVGIAAMSGVLVFTSRADGAGDRRRIGGIFRQGVALALLMGLLCMGILLFWAETLVRGAGIAPDLVARGTSVVRAMAFAFPPQFVLCAAAYTLEGVSQPRRAMAVNLVMLPVNAALAWAWAGGHWGLPAAGAVGAALATSLTSIFGALAMLGAVWTLPTAVEDGVRALSRAAWRGTWRGIAGLLRFGLVPGIASGLELLGFSWLIVLSTQLGAVSAAAFQIVFSLHNFAFALAIGFGSAAGVRVGNAVGAGELHMALPRSLVAAGLAVLGLGCVGLVYSTAGGNILWPFTSDVETLALAAAMLAIWAPFILFDGVQMVFVYALRSLGRQIAAGVNGIIAFFLVTGGLGWLLIRHWEIGPMGLVYASAAGMVVAALLQGSWLLYVSLRLPRQSSGAFASLPPGHRP, encoded by the coding sequence ATGCGTGAATTGAATGGCGAGGCGCGCCGGGTTCTGTCCCTTGCCTGGCCGGTGATGCTGACGTCGCTCAACTGGACGCTGCTGCACCTGATCGACGTCGCCGTGGTCGGGCAGGTGAGCACGCATGAGCTTGGCGCCCTCGCTGCCGGGCGCGCGCTCACCTATGTGCCGATCATCGTCGGCATCGCCGCCATGTCGGGCGTGCTTGTGTTCACGTCGCGGGCCGATGGCGCGGGGGACCGGCGCCGAATCGGCGGCATTTTCCGTCAGGGCGTGGCGCTTGCGCTGCTGATGGGGCTGCTCTGCATGGGGATTCTCCTCTTCTGGGCGGAAACGCTGGTGCGCGGGGCGGGTATCGCGCCCGATCTTGTCGCGCGGGGAACCAGCGTCGTCCGGGCCATGGCGTTTGCCTTCCCGCCGCAGTTCGTCCTTTGCGCCGCAGCTTACACGCTGGAAGGCGTGAGCCAGCCCCGCCGGGCAATGGCCGTCAATCTTGTGATGCTGCCGGTCAATGCGGCGCTCGCATGGGCATGGGCGGGCGGCCATTGGGGCTTACCGGCGGCAGGCGCAGTCGGGGCGGCGCTTGCCACGTCGCTCACCTCCATCTTCGGCGCGCTGGCGATGCTGGGCGCGGTCTGGACACTTCCTACGGCCGTTGAGGATGGCGTGCGCGCGCTTTCGCGCGCCGCATGGCGTGGCACATGGCGGGGCATCGCCGGACTGCTGCGCTTTGGCCTTGTGCCGGGGATCGCGTCCGGCCTGGAACTGCTGGGCTTCAGCTGGCTGATCGTGCTTTCAACGCAGCTGGGCGCGGTGAGCGCGGCCGCGTTCCAGATCGTCTTTTCACTCCATAATTTCGCCTTCGCGCTGGCCATCGGCTTCGGATCGGCGGCAGGGGTCCGCGTCGGAAACGCGGTCGGCGCGGGCGAACTGCACATGGCGCTGCCGCGCAGCCTTGTCGCCGCCGGACTGGCCGTGCTGGGCCTGGGTTGCGTCGGCCTCGTCTACTCAACGGCAGGCGGCAATATCCTCTGGCCGTTCACCAGCGATGTCGAGACCTTGGCTCTGGCGGCGGCCATGCTTGCCATATGGGCGCCGTTCATCCTGTTCGACGGCGTGCAGATGGTGTTCGTCTATGCGCTCCGGTCGCTGGGCCGGCAGATCGCCGCCGGCGTCAACGGCATCATCGCCTTCTTCCTGGTCACGGGCGGTCTCGGCTGGCTGCTGATCCGTCACTGGGAGATCGGCCCGATGGGCCTGGTCTATGCGTCGGCCGCAGGCATGGTCGTTGCCGCGTTGTTGCAGGGAAGCTGGCTGCTCTACGTCAGTTTGCGCCTTCCTCGGCAAAGCTCAGGCGCATTCGCGTCGCTTCCGCCGGGACATCGACCGTGA
- a CDS encoding MJ0042-type zinc finger domain-containing protein — MMLTCPSCGTRYLVPDAAIGPAGRKVRCAACKHSWFQGPPEEVTGRDLVERGARKVVAAFESLAPDSDTSLAEPPPPPPPPPSWVAEASPMRAAHVEEDEEPAGPAVVPDINPFAHEPPFRPRRNPARRWTMVAVAGAVALVALNIGLVTMGGIDGIAARLGGQPVISDPASLLQLAPTGAPERRRLDNGYEILTVTGRIDNPTRTELPVPDIRAELLSSDGQPIYAWTISAPAPTLEAGASLPFDGVTVDVPAEATRMRLSFAEEGAN; from the coding sequence ATGATGCTAACCTGTCCAAGCTGCGGGACACGCTATCTTGTTCCGGACGCGGCGATCGGCCCGGCCGGGCGCAAGGTGCGCTGCGCGGCGTGCAAGCACAGCTGGTTCCAGGGCCCGCCCGAGGAAGTGACCGGCCGCGACCTGGTGGAGCGCGGCGCGCGCAAGGTGGTCGCCGCGTTCGAATCGCTTGCGCCGGACAGCGACACATCGCTCGCCGAACCTCCTCCTCCACCGCCGCCGCCTCCATCCTGGGTGGCCGAGGCCTCCCCGATGCGCGCCGCGCACGTCGAGGAGGACGAGGAACCGGCCGGCCCCGCGGTGGTCCCGGACATCAATCCCTTTGCGCATGAGCCGCCCTTCCGTCCCCGCCGCAACCCGGCAAGGCGATGGACGATGGTGGCGGTCGCAGGCGCGGTTGCGCTTGTCGCGCTGAACATCGGCCTTGTGACCATGGGCGGTATCGACGGAATCGCCGCGCGCCTTGGGGGACAGCCGGTGATCAGCGATCCGGCATCGCTGCTGCAGCTTGCGCCCACCGGCGCGCCCGAACGGCGGCGGCTGGACAATGGCTATGAGATACTGACCGTGACCGGCCGCATCGACAACCCGACGCGGACCGAACTTCCCGTGCCGGATATTCGCGCGGAACTGCTGAGCAGTGACGGTCAGCCCATCTATGCCTGGACGATCAGCGCCCCTGCGCCGACGCTGGAAGCGGGCGCATCACTGCCGTTCGACGGTGTCACGGTCGATGTCCCGGCGGAAGCGACGCGAATGCGCCTGAGCTTTGCCGAGGAAGGCGCAAACTGA
- the ftsE gene encoding cell division ATP-binding protein FtsE has protein sequence MVSVVRFENVGLRYGTGAETLRDLNFALEEGSFHFLSGSSGAGKTSLLRLLYLAQRPSRGFISLFGEDVVTMARSRLPALRRRIGVVFQDFRLVSHLSAFDNVALPLRIAGVGETEINDHVTELLEWVGLAGRSAARPATLSGGEQQRVAIARAVIGRPELLVADEPTGNVDQDMAFRLMHLFDELNRLGTTVLVATHDPLLMSRVPSARTMRLERGRLINGDTRDIAAQPPVARTAS, from the coding sequence ATGGTCAGCGTTGTTCGATTCGAGAATGTCGGCCTGCGCTATGGCACGGGCGCGGAGACGCTGCGCGATCTGAACTTCGCGCTGGAGGAAGGTTCGTTTCATTTTCTGAGCGGTTCGTCGGGGGCGGGCAAGACGTCGCTGCTTCGCCTGCTTTATCTGGCGCAGCGGCCAAGCCGGGGGTTCATTTCGCTGTTCGGGGAGGATGTCGTCACCATGGCGCGTTCGCGCCTTCCAGCGCTCAGGCGGCGGATCGGGGTGGTGTTTCAGGATTTCCGTCTCGTCTCGCATCTGTCGGCGTTCGACAATGTGGCCCTTCCGCTGCGGATCGCTGGCGTCGGCGAGACCGAGATCAACGATCATGTCACCGAACTGCTTGAATGGGTGGGCCTTGCCGGACGTTCGGCGGCGCGGCCCGCCACGCTTTCGGGTGGCGAGCAGCAGCGCGTCGCCATCGCACGGGCAGTGATCGGCCGGCCCGAACTGCTGGTGGCCGACGAGCCCACCGGAAACGTCGATCAGGACATGGCTTTCCGGCTGATGCATCTGTTCGACGAGCTGAACCGGCTTGGCACCACGGTGCTGGTCGCGACGCATGACCCGTTGCTGATGTCGCGGGTGCCGTCGGCGCGAACGATGCGGCTGGAGCGCGGCCGGTTGATCAATGGCGACACGCGGGACATCGCCGCGCAGCCGCCCGTCGCGCGGACCGCTTCATGA
- a CDS encoding cell division protein FtsX, with product MIPRFTLGTAEGLLPALRAFSVLPMLIGIMVFLTALALAGALSLTSAAEGLSRELSRTLTVQIVHNDPAVREREARAAAAALGKMPGVASVKPFNREEIGAFLEPWLGAATFDPELPLPALIDVSFDGASSDGVGRVRAILGRVAPHARIDEQSAWLQPLSGLLDTLRLLGVGIVLLVALAMVGTVVLATRAALNTHRETIEVMHLMGATDGQISRLFERRSAFDGLLGGLMALAAAFLVLAALQARVIATGSGLLGSVGMPAHVWPALAALPVLAALLAAVTARLTVFRSLSERL from the coding sequence ATGATCCCGCGCTTCACCCTGGGCACGGCCGAAGGATTGCTGCCCGCGCTCCGCGCCTTTTCGGTGCTGCCGATGCTGATCGGAATCATGGTGTTCCTGACCGCGCTTGCCCTTGCAGGCGCGCTGTCGCTGACGAGCGCCGCCGAGGGGCTGTCGCGCGAACTGTCGCGGACGCTGACCGTCCAGATCGTCCATAACGACCCCGCCGTGCGCGAGCGGGAGGCGCGGGCCGCCGCCGCCGCACTTGGCAAGATGCCCGGCGTCGCTTCGGTCAAGCCGTTCAACCGCGAGGAGATAGGCGCTTTCCTGGAGCCCTGGCTAGGCGCGGCGACATTTGATCCGGAGCTTCCCCTGCCCGCGCTGATCGACGTGAGCTTTGACGGGGCGAGCAGCGACGGTGTCGGACGGGTCCGCGCGATTTTGGGGCGGGTGGCCCCGCACGCCCGCATCGACGAGCAAAGCGCATGGCTCCAGCCCTTGTCGGGCCTGCTCGACACATTGCGGCTGCTGGGCGTGGGCATCGTGCTGCTGGTTGCGCTGGCGATGGTGGGCACGGTAGTCCTCGCCACCAGGGCGGCGCTCAACACGCATCGCGAAACGATCGAGGTCATGCATCTGATGGGGGCGACGGACGGGCAGATTTCCCGGCTTTTCGAGCGTCGTTCGGCATTTGACGGACTGCTCGGCGGGCTGATGGCGCTTGCCGCCGCCTTTCTCGTGCTGGCGGCGCTTCAGGCGCGGGTCATCGCCACGGGATCGGGCCTGCTCGGCAGCGTCGGTATGCCCGCCCATGTCTGGCCGGCCCTTGCAGCGCTGCCGGTGCTCGCCGCACTGCTTGCGGCGGTGACGGCGAGGCTCACCGTCTTTCGGAGCCTGAGCGAAAGGCTGTGA
- a CDS encoding YdcF family protein translates to MRSALVRIVAAAVLIWVLGFALWVVLLPERGDDGIRTDGIVVMTGGPGRVDRGVDLLRAGRAKRLLVSGVARTVRPHELALTVDAPPSLFQCCVDLGREAVDTRSNADETAKWVKRRGYRSIRLVTSAWHMPRARLELSARLDDDVLIVSDAVPGERPPAAMSREYTKYVLRLLAVWLGIV, encoded by the coding sequence GTGAGAAGCGCGCTGGTCCGCATTGTCGCCGCCGCAGTGCTCATCTGGGTGCTGGGTTTTGCGCTATGGGTGGTGCTGCTGCCCGAACGCGGCGATGACGGCATCAGGACCGACGGCATTGTCGTGATGACCGGCGGGCCGGGCCGCGTCGATCGCGGCGTCGACCTGCTCCGCGCCGGTCGGGCCAAAAGGCTGCTCGTCTCGGGCGTCGCCCGCACCGTCCGCCCGCATGAGCTTGCGCTCACCGTGGACGCGCCGCCGTCGCTCTTCCAATGCTGCGTCGATCTGGGGCGCGAGGCAGTGGACACGCGGTCCAACGCCGACGAGACGGCGAAGTGGGTGAAGCGGCGCGGCTATCGCTCCATCCGCCTCGTGACCTCGGCCTGGCACATGCCGCGCGCGCGGCTGGAGCTGTCGGCCCGGCTCGACGACGATGTCCTGATCGTGTCGGACGCGGTGCCGGGCGAGCGGCCGCCCGCCGCCATGTCGCGCGAATACACCAAATATGTGCTGCGGCTGCTGGCTGTGTGGCTGGGGATCGTCTGA
- a CDS encoding lysophospholipid acyltransferase family protein, which produces MAWLRSLVYSAVFYGLTVPIVILAVPIAFNPRLLKPYVHGWAHFHQWCARWLLGIRLKVEGALPAEHVLVAAKHESAYETIALIGLLNEPVIVLKAELAAIPLWGWLARRYGMIPVDREGTTRALRAMLKAANAARDSGRPVAIFPEGTRVPHGESPPVRSGFAGLYRHLGLPVVPVALDAGRLWPRDSFVKHAGTITIRFGDMIPPCLPRNEAEARVHAAINALNAPSH; this is translated from the coding sequence ATGGCGTGGCTGCGCTCGCTTGTCTATTCGGCCGTCTTCTACGGGCTTACCGTTCCGATCGTCATCCTGGCGGTTCCCATTGCGTTCAACCCCAGGCTGCTGAAGCCCTATGTCCATGGCTGGGCGCATTTCCACCAATGGTGTGCGCGCTGGCTGCTGGGCATCAGGCTGAAGGTGGAAGGGGCCTTGCCTGCCGAACATGTGCTGGTCGCGGCCAAGCATGAATCGGCCTATGAGACGATTGCGCTTATCGGGCTTTTGAACGAGCCGGTGATCGTGTTGAAGGCGGAGCTTGCGGCGATCCCGCTCTGGGGCTGGCTTGCGCGGCGCTATGGCATGATCCCGGTCGATCGCGAGGGCACCACCCGGGCGCTTCGCGCCATGCTGAAGGCAGCCAATGCGGCCCGCGACAGCGGCCGCCCGGTTGCCATCTTTCCGGAAGGCACCCGCGTCCCGCACGGCGAATCGCCGCCCGTCCGCTCAGGCTTTGCGGGGCTGTACCGCCATCTTGGCCTGCCCGTCGTGCCGGTCGCGCTGGACGCGGGGCGGCTATGGCCGCGCGACAGCTTCGTGAAGCACGCCGGCACCATCACCATTCGCTTTGGCGACATGATCCCGCCCTGCCTGCCGAGAAACGAGGCCGAGGCGCGCGTCCATGCCGCGATCAACGCGCTCAACGCTCCATCGCACTGA
- a CDS encoding YegP family protein, which yields MYFEVYRAPFVRLTSTLSGGGDWRWRFCRPGGIIVAASQGYPTETECRHSIAMLACGAANAVVRDVFSPS from the coding sequence ATGTATTTCGAAGTCTATCGAGCGCCGTTCGTCAGACTCACGTCAACCTTGAGCGGCGGTGGTGACTGGCGCTGGCGCTTCTGCCGGCCAGGCGGAATCATCGTCGCGGCATCCCAGGGCTATCCGACGGAAACCGAATGCAGACATTCCATCGCCATGCTGGCATGTGGCGCCGCCAATGCGGTGGTGCGAGACGTCTTTTCTCCTAGCTGA